The Spinacia oleracea cultivar Varoflay chromosome 2, BTI_SOV_V1, whole genome shotgun sequence DNA segment ccaaaatagtaaatgttcattccaaataaataaataaatgttcatttccgaaatagtaaatgttcatttttgtaccagtatattaatgttcattttaacaACACAAACGACATCATTTTGGataggggtacagccagctttggctgtacccggatatagccaaaaatttgcgtcTAAACTTTAAAAGAGAAAGTGGGTCAAAAGATGATTAACAAACTAATTAATATGCAATTCTGCTGCCCATTGGAAGTTAGGCTCCCAGTATTTGACTTTGAGTGGTTTTCAGTTTTCCAGTTTAGGCAACATTCACTATCAAGTTAACAACACTTCTAGAACTGTTTGGCAAATTTTCACTATGTGACTCACGTATGAGTGGTCTAAAAATGGAGATGTATAACGATAGCGAGAAAAATAATTAGGCACGCAAGTAAAGAACACgaagatttaacgtggttcactaataATGTGTTAGCTTCGTTCACATGCAAGGAGAGagaagttttattgatcttgataAATACAAATCACATACTCCGTAATACAATTAGATTATACGGATTTTTCACGAAATACCCCtgaattttggcgtaattcaccaaatgtccctcgactttcagaaattcaccaaatatccttcacaaatgacttaatacccaaaatacccttactaatgacgcgccgttagtcctccgttaacctaattttcaaattcaccaaatacccctattttaatacttatttcaccaaatacccttattctgaaacttagttcaccaaataccaataacttaaaaacacctcaaaacgtcgcaactcttcaagaaaatagctacttcttttgtaccttagtctttatgtgaccaagtaattatatttaccacgcaatcggaaggtattccttttccaatatgggaaatatctttaacatgtgcaaacagattaaaaataaagctccTATTAGttttattctaacgcatatgttccagctacctcggcTTATATCGCTTCCATGCCACCtatttaacgttaactcccttttgtctcttgtctctactgcctccaaacatctttcttccatctcctaattttctctcaactttacagtcgaggcataaaggttttcccatttttcttttgagctaggtcctattgagatagtcagatttatggacaaatatctatttttggatttgagggaacaagaaaaaaatgaaactaaggtatgttccaaaTCTCATGAACTAGTGAAAAAACACGAATCTTGGgacaaagatttgcctccaaactcaatattttcacatcatgaatccaagttgaaatcgaggttgtgataaaaatgtatgcgttattgaacttgatttcttagtatcttcaccattcggacaataagaaaattaaggtgttagatttaaattgaattacttcagcttcactCACATAAGATTCCTTTGAAAAGGGGTGTTTTTTGGActtttgctcagctaaagtgcattgtctttactggatgaggcctgaacttattggatcataattgaaacttactgagtgttgtatAGGAGCCTCGAatggaaatttcctcccacaatattagaaattgtttgggactcttacatatgtggattcatgggtgtggatgatgattttgaaataaaactcatgacaaaagtgataagaaattaacaaaacaatataaatagtcagaaaaggggtttttataagcaaacaataagcaacgactaattttcaaacacaaaaactaaccgttgagcatcaaaatgggtaattttcagttatgggtatttggtgaattaagtttcataataggggtattatgtgaaataagtaataaaataggggtatttggtgagtttaaaaattaggctaacggaggactaacggcgcgtcattagtaagggtattttgggtattaagtcatttgtgaggggcatttggtgaatttctgaaagtcgaggggcatttggtgaattacgccaaaattcgggggtatttcatgaaaaatccgtagatTATAACTAAAGAATTTATACAATACTCTCTAGACAATTGCGAAAAATTgcccagaaaataggcccaaataACTAACGTAAAGGAGATCACCGTGCTGAAGCGTTGCAGAAAGGGAATTTGACCTATTCAAGGCATATTCTAACAAGAGAAAGAGGGGAGAAAATACCACCTTATAAGCTTTAGTGTGGAACCTATGTTGGACTTATAAATGAACCAAACTCTCCTACTTCTTAATGGGTCGTTCAAGCCCATTTCATATTTTCTGAAATTTAATATACTTCGTGTTTTTTAGTTGAGAATTAAACTGCGATAACCATTATTTTTCCAAAACTGAACTTATTTGTCTGAACTTCGCTTTACCTAGCAATTCTCAACTAAAGAAAGCTAGTGCCTTTTTGGGTTTCAGGACAAAGACAaagttgttgtgttcttttcacaatacttttctttattttttaaataagtggaaataagacGATATAACGTAGCAACCACTTTGTCCTGAAACTCTAGAAAAAGCTTGAATTTTGTTAAATTCATAATTATCACcctaacaaaagaaaaaggttGGATTCCGCCTGGACAGAATTGACATACGAAATACAATTACTACGAAAGAAGACTACttataatttatgaaattaatagcTAAGGCATTTCAAGTTCTTATATGAAGTATTCTATATGACGAATATCATTTTTTAGATTTACAATTAGTCTCTTATTAGATCGTATGATATTTAATTGACTATTTTAGTGAGACCATGCTCAATTATATATTAACATAGTAAGAGATGGGTGATGTGGCATGTGGTCTCTAGCTGCCAGATGGCTtttcacaagaatttgtgtttgatttatcttagtttctttgaaattatctaaacttaacCATCATTATAACTCATTAAATGAGATTTTATGTACTCCACATAATCTTAACTAGAGAAAGATAGTAAAATTAATTTTGGCTATTAATCGAGACCATAACACCAACGATGTTTTGACCTAATAATTCAAACGAGGGTCAATAAGTCTCATATTCGAATTTTCCCACCCCTATTAATTTGTAACTTATATTGCCCTTGTTATTCATTTGTACCAACAACTAATTTAGACCCCAGAAAATGAATCATAGACTTTGgactttttaaaaatttataaagcAAACGTATGCTTTTAGTAAAGCTAATTATTGATTATTTGTTTGGTAAAATTAAGCTAAACCAATGACGGATAAAGAGGGACATATCACACTGTTAGCACTTATCAGCACACAGATTCATGTTTATTCCAATAAAAATAACCAGAACTTTGGAATAATATAGCAACTATAggctaaaaagaaaaatcaaattatATATTAAGCTACAAATAtgtaattaattagttatttaTCAACCACTTGACAAAAGGAGACCATTAGTTGAATTTGGACCCAGTTTTTACAGTATATAACTACCTTAACGCAGAATCTAACACCCCAAAGATCACGGTTCATAGATATTTGTTCAAGGTTATAAGTAATGCAAGTATTTTCTTAAATAAAAGTGAATATTAtttatttcctataaatagctATTTCCTCATTCTAGCCACATTTCATCAACACAAGAGAGTAAAAATGGAAATGCCAACTATTAACTTTGGTGAGCTTGAAGGTGAGAAAAGAAGTGAGACACTAGCACTCCTCCATCACGCTTGCGAAAATTGGGGCTTTTTTCAAGTAAGTcgttgttctcttcacctgatctgatctgatttttctaatttttgatctgatttttctagtttttgatCTGATCTACGGAGTAGTATGAATGTTTTATGTAACTATTTTTTTCTGATATGATTTGATCTGATCTAGTCTGATTTTTCTGATCAATGAATATATCAACAGAGATCAACTAATTTCTCCGATAAAGTCTATAAAAAGTTCGTAAGGAAAACACGCATTTGCAAATTATGTGGACAAAATACATTATTCACGTGAGAAAACAAAGTATTTTTACCAAATATTTCAAAAGTaaacatatactccgtactatgtAACAATCTGGTATATGTGTgaacatatactccgtattttatttttaccaaATATTTCAAAAGTACCAACTACTTCGTACTACGTAACAATCTAAATCAAATACATGTGTGATTCATCGAGTTTTTGAAACGATAGAAAAGTGAGTACTAAATCAATAATGTACCTTAAACCTTGTTCTCTTCTCTTGAACTGATCtgattctttttaatttttggtCTGGTCTGGTTTGGTATAATCTGGTATGTTCTAAATATTTGATGTGAGTGTTTTTTATTTCTTCTGATATAGTCTGATTTTTTTAGTATTTTGTGGTACCCGTATTCGTCAACTATTACGTATTGTGTAATAATCATAATGAATTGTTAGTTTGTTACAAATTACAGATAGAAAATCATGGAATTGAGAAAGAGTTAATGGACAAAGTGAAGCAGTTTATAAACAAATATTATGAGGAAAACTTGAAAGATGGGTTCTTCGAGTCAGATATTAGCAAGGCTTTGGAGAACAAAGAGAACGCTTCTAGCACAGATTGGGAAAGCAGCTTCTTCATTATGCATCGCCCCAAGTCTAACATGAATGATTTTGGTGATTTCTCTGAAGATTTTCGGTTAGTATAATTAAACAATTGGTGattctttaatttatgttttccaGTCCATAATAATATGGTGTTATACTACGTACGTACGTAaatagttgtttattttatcttGAGATCGCATTACCATGAACATTAATTTGATCCATCTGCATTGTTAGAATGATGAACATGTTTTCTCTATCAGTAATGCAATAAGGATGATGATTTTCACAAGGCTGGATCACGTGGGTCGGACAAATTTGTCATCCATGACACAACCCGTCCaatctggttttttttttaaaaggtgtcGTGGGTTGAGTTTTTCTAACACAGCTCATTTCGAACTACCCCACCGGATCCGACATACCCGACCCACAAAACACAACCCGCCCAACACACGAACCCTACCCACCTAACTTTGCGACCCACCCGACCAGACATCCTAATTTAAACTATTTTGTATGatgaaaatgctaataaattttaattttattatttaattaactaCGTACATTTACGTGAGTATGTCAATagcataaaaaataattattttaagttCCCATAAAATTCGTCAGCTCCTAAAACCCACCTAAACAACATTTGCTCCTAAAACTTGTTTAAATCCCCCGACCTATCGGAGCCACATGAGGCCCCAAAACCTATCGTAACCCACCAAATCCATCGGACCCACTCAATCCGCACAACCCATCATGATTCATGACCCATCACGTATTATTTTTTCAGACACAATCAACGACCCAAACCACCGTGACTTTCACTAAGGCGGGTCATGTGTCAACTATCCCCGACCCACGACCCACCAAGCCCCATCATGACCCACCCGACATTTAAACTATTTTGTatgtttaaaatgctaataaattttAACTTCATTGTTTGTATATACATTAACTATATTTACATGAGTATGTCaataacataaaaaataattaatttaacttcacataaaatttgtaaatttttaaCGCTTAAGTAATCCTCCAAACCCACCGAAACCACATGACCCACATCATAATCCTAAAACTCGTCTAAACCCACATGACCCGTCAAAGCCACAACATGCCCCAAAATATGTTGTAATCCACCAAACCTATCAGACCAACTcgatccatacaatgtaccaaAACATGTCGTAACCCACAAACGCATCAGACCCACTCGACCCACACAACCTACCACAACCCACGAGTCCAGGACCCACGTAACCCTTGACCCATCACGTATTGCGTCCATTTTTCCGACAAAAACCCACGACTCGACCCACCTTGACTTTCACTGAGGCAGGTCGTGTGTCAACTATCCCCGACCCACAACACACCAAATCCACCCATGTCCCACACAACCAGCCTTGTTGGCCATCTTTATTTCCAAAGGCAATTTGTTGCTTTAAGCCCATAAATATTGACTTGgatttccatccattttgatgTAGGTATTGGCTGAATTAAATAATGCAATGTACTTTGTTCAGAATTGAAACTGTTTTCTTAACTAGCCAATTTGATCATCTATATCATAGTAATAACTGCCAATTTCTACTTAATCTGCAGGAACACAATGGACAGCTACATTGATCAACTAGTAAAAGTAGCAGAAAAACTATCAGAACTAATGTGTGAAAACCTTGGTCTAGAAAAAGACCACATAAAGAAATCATTCTCAGGAACCAAAGGCCCTGCAGTTGGTACAAAGGTAGCAAAATACCCTGAATGTCCGAACCCTGAACTCGTCAGAGGCCTTCGCGAGCACACCGATGCAGGCGGGATCATTCTCTTACTGCAGGACGATCAAGTCCCGGGACTCGAGTTTTACAAAGACCGAAAATGGTTTAAGATACCGCCTTCTAAGAACAACACGATCTTCATCAACACGGGTGATCAAATAGAGGTTCTCAGCAACGGAAGGTACTGTTAGAAATATGATACGTTGAATATCCTAAATATACATATGTGCTACATATATTGAACACTATATTAGATCTCGTGCATGCACgtatatttttaaattatttgacAAATTTTTAACACTATAACGTAATATATTTGGTTGAATTATGTCACTCCGAAAAATTactgcataattaataaatcttgaacatacTTAATACGAACTATATATGCTACTTATTAcgtattttatatatatacttgATACGCTAATTTGACGACAATATTCGATATACTAATATGTTGATTTGACCACAATTTTGAATAAAtgtattttccattattaatacgaaaatattaccaaaaacatttttagcaaattattatGTGGCATATATTATTTCaataatctatatatatatatatatatataaaaaaatccatataaaaacaattaataaagaTAGAAAATAAACAAAGTACTAAAATATAGATTTTTTAGGAAATTTTTTTGGCAGAAAAATTTTACACCAAGAAGTGACATGTATCATTTCTGGTgtatgttttagtataatgtaataaatGACATAGGCTTAAC contains these protein-coding regions:
- the LOC110779136 gene encoding 1-aminocyclopropane-1-carboxylate oxidase 1 codes for the protein MEMPTINFGELEGEKRSETLALLHHACENWGFFQIENHGIEKELMDKVKQFINKYYEENLKDGFFESDISKALENKENASSTDWESSFFIMHRPKSNMNDFGDFSEDFRNTMDSYIDQLVKVAEKLSELMCENLGLEKDHIKKSFSGTKGPAVGTKVAKYPECPNPELVRGLREHTDAGGIILLLQDDQVPGLEFYKDRKWFKIPPSKNNTIFINTGDQIEVLSNGRYKSVLHRVMTGKSGSRLSVATFYNPAGDAVISPAEKLLYPVSYRFQDYLKLYSSTKFSEKGGRFESMKEDMINGET